Proteins encoded together in one Etheostoma cragini isolate CJK2018 chromosome 11, CSU_Ecrag_1.0, whole genome shotgun sequence window:
- the LOC117952935 gene encoding zinc finger protein 271, whose protein sequence is MLEKTSDKDQQTEHCSDCGCILVQCDSDSSNTLAHPKQQRAHKKDSPSKCPSCQAGGSLSNGRRPHRRIRLDPHSCSLCSKTFISSAHLALHLASHKERKFRCSICGKHFHQASHLVAHKMIHSGDRPFKCPECGKTFGRASHLKTHRRLHTGEKPFKCTYCDKSFTQKAGLLSHVRVHTVEQPYKCEQCGEGFRSLALLLSHKADESSGQNKPVSAAPEALNQAKKTQSSPEDLTCGVCCRTFVRSSYIRLHIRLNKGQRPYHCKVCNKTFARLDTFVNHCDKHLREKGDKGVVKEVKDKVVKPPLFVPLSRPPPPESSSTQPLSSEVNTRSRAKAKSKTEP, encoded by the coding sequence ATGTTAGAGAAAACCAGTGACAAAGACCAACAGACTGAGCACTGCTCTGACTGTGGATGCATCCTTGTACAGTGTGACTCTGATTCAAGCAACACTTTGGCCCATCCTAAACAGCAGCGTGCGCACAAAAAAGACAGTCCTTCCAAATGTCCATCCTGCCAGGCAGGCGGCAGCCTTTCAAATGGGCGACGTCCACACCGCCGCATCCGCCTGGACCCTCACAGCTGCAGCCTGTGCTCCAAAACCTTCATCTCCTCTGCCCACCTGGCCCTTCACCTCGCCTCTCACAAGGAGAGGAAGTTCAGATGTAGCATTTGTGGCAAGCACTTCCATCAAGCGTCCCACCTGGTGGCGCACAAGATGATCCACAGCGGGGACAGGCCATTTAAGTGCCCGGAGTGTGGTAAGACCTTCGGCCGCGCCTCGCATCTGAAGACCCACCGGAGGCTCCACACAGGCGAGAAGCCTTTTAAGTGCACCTACTGTGACAAGTCGTTCACACAGAAGGCTGGGCTCCTGTCACACGTCCGTGTACACACAGTGGAGCAGCCATACAAGTGTGAGCAGTGTGGTGAGGGTTTTCGCTCTTTGGCACTCCTGCTCTCTCACAAGGCAGACGAGTCGTCTGGGCAGAACAAACCAGTGTCAGCAGCACCAGAAGCACTCAACCAGGCCAAGAAGACGCAGAGTAGCCCTGAGGATCTAACCTGTGGCGTCTGCTGTCGCACCTTTGTACGATCATCATACATCAGACTGCACATACGCCTCAACAAAGGACAGCGGCCTTACCACTGCAAAGTGTGCAACAAGACCTTCGCCAGGCTGGATACGTTTGTGAACCACTGTGATAAACACTTACGAGAGAAAGGGGATAAAGGTGTGGTGAAGGAGGTAAAAGACAAAGTTGTTAAACCTCCCTTGTTCGTCCCGCTCTCCAGGCCTCCTCCTCCTGAATCCTCATCCACTCAGCCTCTATCCTCAGAGGTCAACACACGCTCCAGAGCAAAAGCAAAGAGTAAAACAGAGCCATGA